The Drosophila biarmipes strain raj3 chromosome 2L, RU_DBia_V1.1, whole genome shotgun sequence genome has a window encoding:
- the LOC122818827 gene encoding bromodomain-containing protein DDB_G0280777-like, whose product MDRGESCPLPCTNRSGESTKKTPAKVENSLLALFGFSSEQDDPFRTSNFRSDDNLGLVVSKWLRFSLQDMSLRQSYVPSPMAQYQQQQLLQKRHQMQRPHPMSLPQEHALISQQQHLQQQQLQQQRQQQQYYYAHLQPQIGTVFNPRPWLPYQNQHQGNYQYLYARPPAVPLHPELIPPAFCQHTNSQSTTAPKPENKAARKARSPSPKDHSQPTALQGRPMAGGRSNFRPQSSTESGSPNRINSLTSFQDESGFRVRDSKEDMIKYRHIAARTLSPDTEEFDRRQKNSKLPREKQAQESKLKEDENASSLGSGASSLFRRLAQFMRTRALRKSKKLAAKSNKNDEVSQKSSVFSAPKKLGFLRRFFGEVRDREVDICDQQQAGSDFDVHYPTDIPVSNRDQEELREAEYFRKLRKRQQRRRIEDIYRIPAEY is encoded by the exons ATGGACAGAGGGGAAAGCTGCCCGTTACCATGCACTAACAGGAGCGGAGAAAGTACAAAGAAAACACCGGCGAAAGTGGAAAACTCGCTTCTGGCACTTTTCGGATTCAGCTCCGAGCAGGACGACCCGTTTCGCACTAGTAATTTTCGC TCTGACGATAATTTGGGTTTGGTCGTGTCCAAGTGGCTTCGCTTCTCCTTGCAAGACATGTCCCTGCGGCAGTCCTATGTTCCGTCCCCGATGGCTCAAtaccaacaacagcagctgtTGCAGAAGCGCCACCAAATGCAGAGACCCCATCCGATGTCCTTGCCCCAGGAGCATGCTTTGATTTCCCAGCAACAGCacttgcaacagcagcagctgcaacagcaacgTCAACAGCAGCAGTATTATTACGCCCACTTGCAACCCCAGATCGGAACTGTGTTTAACCCTCGACCTTGGCTTCCATATCAGAATCAGCACCAAGGCAACTACCAGTATTTGTATGCCAGGCCACCAGCTGTACCTCTGCACCCAGAACTCATACCTCCAGCGTTCTGCCAACACACCAATAGTCAG TCCACAACTGCACCTAAACCAGAGAATAAAGCTGCAAGGAAGGCACGAAGTCCCTCACCCAAGGACCACTCCCAGCCAACCGCTTTGCAGGGTCGACCGATGGCCGGTGGCCGATCGAACTTTCGACCCCAATCCTCGACAGAATCGGGCAGCCCGAATCGGATCAACAGCCTCACCAGCTTCCAGGATGAAAGTGGCTTCCGAGTTCGAGACTCCAAGGAGGACATGATCAAGTATCGTCACATTGCTGCGAGAACGCTAAGCCCAGATACAGAAGAATTCGACAGAAGGCAGAAGAATTCAAAGCTGCCGAGAGAGAAGCAAGCCCAGGAAAGCAAGCTCAAGGAGGATGAGAACGCCTCCAGCCTGGGCAGTGGAGCCAGCAGTCTGTTCCGAAGACTTGCTCAGTTCATGCGCACTCGAGCTCTgaggaaatccaaaaaattggCAGCTAAGTCCAACAAAAACGATGAGGTCAGTCAAAAGTCTTCTGTATTTTCGGCACCAAAAAAGCTGGGGTTCTTGAGAAGATTCTTTGGGGAGGTTCGCGATCGCGAAGTTGATATCTGCGATCAGCAGCAGGCCGGATCCGATTTCGATGTCCACTATCCCACGGATATTCCAGTTAGCAATCGAGATCAGGAGGAACTTCGCGAGGCGGAGTACTTCAGAAAACTTCGGAAGAGACAGCAAAGGAGGAGAATCGAGGACATATATCGAATACCAGCTGAGTACTGA
- the LOC108033916 gene encoding eukaryotic translation elongation factor 2 — protein MVNFTVDEIRGLMDKKRNIRNMSVIAHVDHGKSTLTDSLVSKAGIIAGAKAGETRFTDTRKDEQERCITIKSTAISMYFEVEEKDLVFITHPDQREKECKGFLINLIDSPGHVDFSSEVTAALRVTDGALVVVDCVSGVCVQTETVLRQAIAERIKPILFMNKMDRALLELQLDAEELYQTFQRIVENVNVIIATYNDDGGPMGEVRVDPSKGSVGFGSGLHGWAFTLKQFSEMYSEKFKIDVVKLMNRLWGENFFNAKTKKWQKQKEADNKRSFCMYILDPIYKVFDAIMNYKKEEIGTLLEKIGVTLKHEDKDKDGKALLKTVMRTWLPAGEALLQMIAIHLPSPVVAQKYRMEMLYEGPHDDEAAVAVKSCDPDGPLMMYISKMVPTSDKGRFYAFGRVFAGKVATGQKCRIMGPNYTPGKKEDLYEKAIQRTILMMGRYVEAIEDVPSGNICGLVGVDQFLVKTGTITTFKDAHNMKVMKFSVSPVVRVAVEPKNPADLPKLVEGLKRLAKSDPMVQCIIEESGEHIIAGAGELHLEICLKDLEEDHACIPLKKSDPVVSYRETVSEESDQMCLSKSPNKHNRLLMKALPMPDGLPEDIDNGEVSAKDEFKARARYLSEKYDYDVTEARKIWCFGPDGTGPNFILDCTKSVQYLNEIKDSVVAGFQWASKEGILADENLRGVRFNIYDVTLHADAIHRGGGQIIPTTRRCLYAAAITAKPRLMEPVYLCEIQCPEVAVGGIYGVLNRRRGHVFEENQVVGTPMFVVKAYLPVNESFGFTADLRSNTGGQAFPQCVFDHWQVLPGDPSEPSSKPYAIVQDTRKRKGLKEGLPDLSQYLDKL, from the exons ATG GTCAACTTCACCGTCGACGAAATCCGTGGCCTCATGGACAAGAAGCGGAACATCCGCAACATGTCCGTGATTGCCCACGTTGACCACGGCAAGTCCACCCTGACCGATTCGCTGGTGTCCAAGGCCGGTATCATTGCCGGAGCCAAGGCCGGTGAGACCCGTTTCACCGACACCCGCAAGGATGAGCAGGAGCGCTGCATCACCATCAAGTCGAC CGCCATCTCTATGTACTTCGAGGTGGAGGAGAAGGATCTGGTGTTCATCACCCACCCCGACCAGCGTGAGAAGGAGTGCAAGGGTTTCTTGATCAACCTGATCGACTCGCCCGGTCACGTTGATTTCTCCTCTGAGGTGACCGCCGCTCTCCGTGTCACGGACGGTGCCCTCGTCGTGGTCGATTGCGTCTCTGGCGTGTGCGTCCAGACCGAGACCGTGCTGCGTCAGGCCATCGCTGAGCGCATCAAGCCCATCCTGTTCATGAACAAGATGGACCGCGCCCTGCTCGAGCTGCAGCTGGATGCCGAGGAGCTGTACCAGACCTTCCAGCGCATCGTCGAGAACGTGAACGTCATCATCGCCACCTACAACGACGACGGTGGCCCGATGGGTGAGGTCCGTGTGGACCCCTCCAAGGGATCCGTGGGCTTCGGTTCCGGCCTGCACGGCTGGGCCTTCACCCTCAAGCAGTTCTCTGAGATGTACTCCGAGAAATTCAAGATCGATGTGGTGAAGCTAATGAACCG TCTCTGGGGAGAGAACTTCTTCAACGCCAAGACCAAGAAATGGCAGAAGCAGAAGGAGGCCGACAACAAGCGCTCGTTCTGCATGTACATCCTGGACCCCATCTACAAGGTGTTCGATGCCATCATGAACTACAAGAAGGAGGAGATCGGTACTCTGCTCGAGAAGATCGGCGTGACCCTGAAGCACgaggacaaggacaaggaTGGCAAGGCTCTGCTGAAGACCGTGATGCGCACCTGGCTGCCAGCCGGTGAGGCTCTGCTTCAGATGATTGCCATCCATCTGCCGTCGCCAGTGGTTGCCCAGAAGTACCGTATGGAGATGCTGTACGAGGGTCCCCATGACGATGAGGCCGCCGTCGCCGTCAAGTCTTGCGACCCCGACGGTCCCCTCATGATGTACATTTCCAAGATGGTGCCGACCTCCGACAAGGGTCGTTTCTACGCCTTCGGACGTGTATTCGCCGGCAAGGTCGCCACTGGCCAGAAGTGCCGCATCATGGGCCCCAACTACACCCCCGGCAAGAAGGAGGATCTGTACGAGAAGGCCATCCAGCGTACCATCCTGATGATGGGTCGCTACGTCGAGGCCATCGAGGATGTGCCCTCTGGCAACATCTGCGGTCTGGTCGGTGTCGATCAGTTCCTGGTCAAGACCGGTACCATCACCACCTTCAAGGATGCCCACAACATGAAG GTCATGAAGTTCTCCGTGTCCCCTGTGGTGCGTGTGGCTGTGGAGCCCAAGAACCCCGCCGATCTGCCCAAGCTGGTGGAGGGTCTGAAGCGTCTGGCCAAGTCCGATCCTATGGTGCAGTGCATCATCGAGGAGTCCGGAGAGCACATCATTGCCGGTGCCGGTGAGCTGCATTTGGAGATCTGTCTGAAGGATCTGGAGGAGGATCACGCTTGCATCCCCCTGAAGAAGTCCGACCCCGTGGTGTCCTACCGTGAGACCGTGTCGGAGGAGTCCGACCAGATGTGTCTGTCCAAGTCGCCCAACAAGCACAACCGTCTGCTGATGAAGGCCCTGCCCATGCCCGACGGTCTGCCCGAGGACATTGACAACGGCGAGGTGAGCGCCAAGGACGAGTTCAAGGCCCGTGCCCGTTACCTGTCCGAGAAGTACGACTACGATGTGACCGAGGCCCGTAAGATCTGGTGCTTCGGCCCCGACGGAACCGGACCCAACTTCATCCTCGACTGCACCAAGTCCGTGCAGTACCTCAACGAAATCAAGGACTCCGTGGTCGCTGGTTTCCAGTGGGCCTCCAAGGAGGGTATCCTCGCCGACGAGAACTTGCGCGGTGTCCGCTTCAACATCTACGATGTGACGCTACACGCTGATGCCATCCATCGTGGAGGTGGCCAGATCATTCCAACCACTCGTCGTTGCCTGTACGCCGCCGCCATCACCGCCAAGCCGCGTCTGATGGAGCCCGTCTACCTGTGCGAGATCCAGTGCCCCGAGGTGGCCGTCGGAGGCATCTACGGTGTGCTCAACAGGCGTCGTGGACACGTGTTCGAGGAGAACCAGGTTGTGGGCACCCCCATGTTCGTGGTGAAGGCTTACCTGCCCGTCAACGAGTCGTTCGGCTTCACCGCCGATCTGCGCTCCAACACCGGTGGCCAGGCCTTCCCCCAGTGCGTCTTCGACCATTGGCAGGTGCTGCCCGGAGACCCGAGCGAGCCCTCCAGCAAGCCCTACGCCATTGTCCAGGATACCCGCAAGCGCAAGGGTCTCAAGGAAGGTCTGCCCGATCTGTCCCAGTACTTGGACAAGTTGTAA